CCCTGTAGAAGCTGAATTAGGGGCTATTACTGGAAAAGAAGATGATGAGGTTAATGAAGCGGATCGTAAAACAGATCCTAATCAAGTCCTTGAGTTCGTGAAAAGAACTGGCTGTGCAACACTTGCCGTATCAGTTGGTAATGTTCATGGATTTGAACAACAACCGAAAATTGATTTTGATTTACTGGGTAAATTATCTGATATATCGCCAGTCTCACTAGTTATTCATGGAGGTTCAGGAATTGATGATCAAACTTTACAAAAAATTAGTCAATATAATGTAGTCAAACTTAATATTGGTGGTGATTTGCGTAGAGCTTATATTAGTTCAATTGGTAAACAATATGTTGCTAATAATAATGAATATAATCTTATTAAGGTTCTACTTAAAGCAAAAGGTGATGTTCAGCAAGTAGTTTACAACAAAATATTATCTATGAATTTATTAAACATCCATCATTAAAATAAAAATAGGCGGTCATTATGGAATTAGAACAATTGGATGACAATATTATATTTTTAAACAAAAATTTTTCAAGTCGAGAAGATATGTTTAAATCTATAAGTCATGAATTATTAGATAACAATTATGTGACTGAGCAATATTTAGAAAAAGTTATTCAAAGGGAAAACGAACATCCTACTGGATTTAAGTTGAAAACACTAAATGTTGCTATGCCTCATGTAGACTGCGAATTTGTTAAAAAAGATGGCATGTTTGTTGTAACCAGTAAAGAAGGCATTATTTTTAAAAATGCAGAGACTGATGAGGATCTACCCGTCAATATTATATTTGGATTGTTACTTAAACAATCCGATACACATTTAACTTTTTTAATGAAATTAGCATCATCGTTCAGCAATGACATGATTTTGCAAAAGATAGTTGAAAGTAATAACAAATTTGAAATTAAAAATATTTTAAAAGATATTTTGAAATAAGGAGCATCATTATGAAAAAAAGAATTATTTTTGCCTGTACTAGCGGTATTGCTACTTCAACTATTGCAACGGAAAAAGTCAAAAATTATTGTGCTGAACACGGAATTGAAGTCGAAAACATTCAGTCAGATGTGGCAACGGTTCAATCTCAAGATGGTATGGCTGACTTAATTATTGTGACTTCTAAAGTATCCTATAAGTTAGAAAAAACACCAATTATCAATGGAGTACCTTTAATCACTACAATAGGTGAAGAAGATGTCCTAGCCGAAATCGTTAGGATTTTGAAAGGGGATTGATTATGGCCGACAAACTACTGGAAGTTGTTCAATACATATTAGGCTTTGGTCCGACCGTCATGTTGCCTGTTGTAATCTTTATTATGGCACTTTGTTTAGGTGTAAAGATAGGTCGGGCAATTCGTTCATCATTAACCATTGGTATGGGTTTTGTTGGTATTTTTGTTATCTTCGACCTATTGGGTACGAGCCTAGGTAGTGCGACTTCTGACTTAGTTGAACATGCAGGGATTCATTTACCAGTAATCGATTTGGGGTGGCCTCCATTGGCAGCAATTGCTTGGGCATCTCCGATTGCGCCTTTTGTAATACCAATGACCATTATTATTAATATTGTAATGTTAACCCTAAATTGGACTAAAACAGTTGATATTGATTTATGGAATTTTTGGCATTTTACCTTTGTTGGTGCATTAGTTTACAGCAGTACGGGTAGTTTTATATATGGGTTAATTATAGCAGGCATAACTGCAGTAATAACCTTTATTCTAGCTGATTGGTGTGCCCCTATGATTCAAAAATATTTTGAATTACCGGGTATATCATTACCGACACTTTCTTCTGTCATTTTCTTCCCTATCGGTGTATTAGGCAATCTAATATTAGATAAAATACCTGGGTTGCAAAAATTACATGCTGATCCCGAAACTATTCAAAAAAGATTTGGTATATTTGGCGAACCGATGATGATTGGATTTGTGATAGGAGGGGCAATAGGAATTGCTGCAGGTTATGATGTTAAAGGTATTTTAAATTTAGCTATCAATCTTGGTGCTGTAATGTTAATTATGCCAAGAATGGTTAAATTATTAATGGAAGGATTATTGCCACTGTCTGACGCAGTAAAACAATTTTTGAATAAAAAATTTCCTAACAGAAAAAACTTATACATCGGCTTGGATATTGCTGTTGCTGTTGGTCATCCGTCCGTACTTTCCACTGCATTATTATTAATTCCAGTCGGCTTGATTTTATCAATTATTTTACCTGGCAACCGACTATTACCATTAGGTGATTTAACAAATATTTGGGTGCCTATATCAATGGTGGTATTAGCTTGTCGTGGTAATATCGTCAGATCATTTATCATCGGTATACCTTGCTTAATTGCTAATCTTTATGTTGCTTCATCTGTAGCACCAATTATTACCAATATTGCAAAAAGTATTAATTTTCCAGTAAAAACCGACGGTGAATTTTCAAGTCTATTAGATGGCGGTAATCCTTATCGTTTTTGGGCAGTCAAAGTATTTGAAGGTAATTATATTGCTTTAGCTTTAATTCCAATAATATTCGTGACTTGTTTCATATTGTATCGCCATACAAAGAAATCCTGGGATATAGCCTAAAAAATAACATACACCCATATTATTAATAAATTTATTAAATCAGATAAGCTAACTTATCTGAATAAGGAAAGCTACAATTTTTTTAAAGATGAATTGTTTTAACTATATAAATAAATTAAATTTTTATTTTGGGTGTACATTTGATTTGCTTGAAAATGATAGACAAAAAGAGTAAATAAGGAGGTTGATATGTATTCAATTGGCGTTGATATTGGGACGACAAATTGTAAATTATGTGTTTTTGAATTGCCATCTTTAAAACTAGTAAATAGCTTTTCTTTTGTTACACCAAAAGTAATCACAAAATATGGTTCTGACTTTGATATTACATCATTATACAATCAATTAGAAAAAGGGATTATTGGGATAATAGAATCGCTTTCAGATCCTGAACAGGTTAAAAATATTGCTATTGCTAGTGTGGGTGAATCTGGTGTTCTTATCGATGAAAAAGGAGATGTTGTAGGTCCTGCTATCACATGGTATGACACAAGGACAAAAAATAATCTCTCGGATATTAATACAGAATTTAGTGATGACGAACTTTATACCATTACAGGTATTCCTATTCATAGTAATTATAGTTTAACTAAAATTTTATGGATAAAAGAAAACTGTGATATTAATCTCAATAAGGTTAAATGGTTATGCATAGCCGAATATATTGCATATAAATTAACGGATGTTAAAAAAGCTGAACCTTCATTAGCATCAAGAACCTTGGTTTATGATTTAAAAAACCATTGTTGGTCAGAAAAAATTTCGTCAATTTTTAAAATTAATAACTTATTTTCTGATTTTGTTCAATCAGGTAAAAATATTGAAAAATTAAAGTCATCAATAGCAAGTAAACTTAATTGTAGTCAACCTATTTATGTATCAATTGGTGGTCATGATCATATGTGTGGTTCTATAGCCGCTAGACTTAAATCAGGAGAAATACTTAATTCGACGGGCACTACTGAAGGATTGTTGCTTTTACTTAAACAAGCTAATTTTGATAAAAGTTTTTTAGACAGTAATTTATCAAACGGTCAATATGTAATTGATGATTTATATACTCTTTATGCATCTCTTCCTTCGGCTGGATATAGTATTGAATGGTTTAAACGGACTTATTGTGTAAGTAATGAAGATTTTGATCTACTTATTGAATCACTATTTAATAAACTCTCCGATATTAACTATATAAAGCAGAAGTTAAATATTTTCATTCCACATTTACGTGGTAGTGGCCCTCCGAAACGTAATATTGAATCTAAAGGTTTATGGTATGGTTTTGCTGAAAACAGCTCTTTACAAGACACATTGTTGGCGATTTTTCAGGGATTATGTTTTGAACTAAAAAATATACTTATAACTATTGAGAAACTAACTTCTACTCATCATCCAATAATAAAAGTGATTGGTGCAGCTGCAAAAAATCCAGTTTGGTTGCAGCTAAAGGCCGATATTCTTGGAAGAGAAATCGTATCTTGTAATATCAAAGAAGCTGTGTGTAAAGGGGCTGTTATGTTAGCTGGGTATCAAAATCATTATTTAGATAAAGATATTGATAATCAATTTGAAGATCAAATAGTCAGATATATGCCTAATCAACAAATAACGCAATATTATAACCAAGTATTTAATAACTATTATCAACCATTTTATGATTTAAAAACTCAATTAGAATTTTATCGAAAAAAGGATAACTAAAATGAAAGCGTCAGTGTGTTATAAGCAAAATGATTTAAGAACAGAAGATCTCCCTATTCCTGAAATTTCCGATAATGAAGTATTAATAAAAATGCTTGCATGTGGTTTATGTGGTACTGATATTCAAAAAATTCGTGGTGATACAGTCAATAAACCTACAGTTTTAGGACATGAAGTTGTCGGTGAAATTGTCAAAAAAGGTAAAAATGTTAGCAAGTTTGAGATAGGGGATAGAGTAATCACTGCTATACATGTCCCTTGTTTTACTTGTCACTATTGTAATAAAGGACACTATACGATTTGTGAACAATTTAGAACTAATAATATTGATCCGGGTGGGTTTGCTGAGTTTATTCGTATTCCTGAATTACATTTGAATCATTTAACTCATAAAGTTTCAAATAATGTAACCGATGAAGAAGCTACATTAATCGAACCTATTGCCTGTTGTTTACATGGATTAAAACAAGCAGATATCAGGCCAAATGATAGTGTTTTAATCATGGGAGCAGGAACAATTGGGATATTACATGCTCAATTAGCCAAGATTAAAGGCGCCAATAAAGTAATTGTCAGTGATATGTCCAAATTCAAATTACAAAAAGCACTAAACGTTGGTTGTGATTATGCAATAAATATTAAGGAAAAAAATATTATAGATGAGGTGAATAAAATCACTGATGGTCAAGGTGTCGATGTAATAGTTATTGCCGCTGGTGTTTCCTCTTTAGTTGCAGATGCCGTTAATATGGTGAGAAGAGCTGGTAAAATAATCGTATTTTCAGGATTTGATAAAAATAAATTAGTCACACTTGATGTCAGTCGTTTTTTCAAAGATGAGATATCCATTATTGGAACCTATTCCGTTACACCGTATGAGTTTCCTGAGGCGTTAGATCTACTTGAAAAAAGGAAACTCAACACAAAAGAGATGATAACCCATGTTTATCCATTAAATAAATTAAGCGAAGCTATTGATATATCAACGAACCCAGAACAGCCAGTATTAAAAGTTATTATTAAAGCTGAAGTTTAGAACAGTATTATTATTTATATTTACTAGACTTTTGAAATTATGAAATGAGTAAAATTTAAAGTAAGGTAGCACCTATGAAAAAGATACCGATTATTCTGATTTTAACAGTATTATTGTTTAACTTTTTTTCTATTAGTTATGCCTTATATTTAAATTTTACTGAATATCAATTTGATATTTTGTCAACGTTACTCTATTTAGTGATATTGTCTTCTATCGTATTTTTAATCAATTTAATCATTAAAAAAAATACTAAAGCACCAATTTTTCTATCTTATTATTTTGTTCTTTGCTTAATTACCACTATGGCAGAAATTACTTATCTGTCTTACCAAGAAATAGGAACTAGTAATAACATGATCTACTTTCTAATCTATTTTTCACTTTTTATTTATGTCACTAAATCAATTAGTCTAAAAAAATATTTTTCTACTAAAAACAATTAATAATGATTTTTCTAGACTGAAAAATATCAATTTTTGCTTTATCAGCCATGGTTCAACAGATTTGAATCAACTACAATAATTTTAATAATGTTTGTAAACTTCTCGACTTCTTTTAAAAGAAATACATCGGATTAAGTTAATAACTAAAGCATATAAAAATATATTTATACACAATCAGTGTTATCATACCCAATTTGTATCTTAGTTATAAAAAATATTATTATGCAAAATAACGCTGTAACATGGTTTTTATATATTATTAGAACATCTAACCAATCATTGTATACTGGAATCACAACAGATGTATCTAGGCGGTTACAGCAACATCAAAATGGTCGTGGCGCTAAATATCTAAAAGGTCATA
The sequence above is drawn from the Gilliamella apicola genome and encodes:
- a CDS encoding FGGY-family carbohydrate kinase, with translation MYSIGVDIGTTNCKLCVFELPSLKLVNSFSFVTPKVITKYGSDFDITSLYNQLEKGIIGIIESLSDPEQVKNIAIASVGESGVLIDEKGDVVGPAITWYDTRTKNNLSDINTEFSDDELYTITGIPIHSNYSLTKILWIKENCDINLNKVKWLCIAEYIAYKLTDVKKAEPSLASRTLVYDLKNHCWSEKISSIFKINNLFSDFVQSGKNIEKLKSSIASKLNCSQPIYVSIGGHDHMCGSIAARLKSGEILNSTGTTEGLLLLLKQANFDKSFLDSNLSNGQYVIDDLYTLYASLPSAGYSIEWFKRTYCVSNEDFDLLIESLFNKLSDINYIKQKLNIFIPHLRGSGPPKRNIESKGLWYGFAENSSLQDTLLAIFQGLCFELKNILITIEKLTSTHHPIIKVIGAAAKNPVWLQLKADILGREIVSCNIKEAVCKGAVMLAGYQNHYLDKDIDNQFEDQIVRYMPNQQITQYYNQVFNNYYQPFYDLKTQLEFYRKKDN
- a CDS encoding PTS sugar transporter subunit IIA, with translation MELEQLDDNIIFLNKNFSSREDMFKSISHELLDNNYVTEQYLEKVIQRENEHPTGFKLKTLNVAMPHVDCEFVKKDGMFVVTSKEGIIFKNAETDEDLPVNIIFGLLLKQSDTHLTFLMKLASSFSNDMILQKIVESNNKFEIKNILKDILK
- a CDS encoding class II aldolase; protein product: MALVNGYTLIGEAKKQKTLAGAFNTTNLETTLAILDAIEESNIPSMVQIAPTNIVLSGYKYIVDMVRNRASTMKTPFCLHLDHGKTFEDVRQAVEAGFTSIMIDGSHLPFEENIQLTKKVVDFCGGYNIPVEAELGAITGKEDDEVNEADRKTDPNQVLEFVKRTGCATLAVSVGNVHGFEQQPKIDFDLLGKLSDISPVSLVIHGGSGIDDQTLQKISQYNVVKLNIGGDLRRAYISSIGKQYVANNNEYNLIKVLLKAKGDVQQVVYNKILSMNLLNIHH
- a CDS encoding PTS sugar transporter subunit IIB; amino-acid sequence: MKKRIIFACTSGIATSTIATEKVKNYCAEHGIEVENIQSDVATVQSQDGMADLIIVTSKVSYKLEKTPIINGVPLITTIGEEDVLAEIVRILKGD
- a CDS encoding zinc-dependent dehydrogenase, whose amino-acid sequence is MKASVCYKQNDLRTEDLPIPEISDNEVLIKMLACGLCGTDIQKIRGDTVNKPTVLGHEVVGEIVKKGKNVSKFEIGDRVITAIHVPCFTCHYCNKGHYTICEQFRTNNIDPGGFAEFIRIPELHLNHLTHKVSNNVTDEEATLIEPIACCLHGLKQADIRPNDSVLIMGAGTIGILHAQLAKIKGANKVIVSDMSKFKLQKALNVGCDYAINIKEKNIIDEVNKITDGQGVDVIVIAAGVSSLVADAVNMVRRAGKIIVFSGFDKNKLVTLDVSRFFKDEISIIGTYSVTPYEFPEALDLLEKRKLNTKEMITHVYPLNKLSEAIDISTNPEQPVLKVIIKAEV
- a CDS encoding PTS galactitol transporter subunit IIC, with the translated sequence MADKLLEVVQYILGFGPTVMLPVVIFIMALCLGVKIGRAIRSSLTIGMGFVGIFVIFDLLGTSLGSATSDLVEHAGIHLPVIDLGWPPLAAIAWASPIAPFVIPMTIIINIVMLTLNWTKTVDIDLWNFWHFTFVGALVYSSTGSFIYGLIIAGITAVITFILADWCAPMIQKYFELPGISLPTLSSVIFFPIGVLGNLILDKIPGLQKLHADPETIQKRFGIFGEPMMIGFVIGGAIGIAAGYDVKGILNLAINLGAVMLIMPRMVKLLMEGLLPLSDAVKQFLNKKFPNRKNLYIGLDIAVAVGHPSVLSTALLLIPVGLILSIILPGNRLLPLGDLTNIWVPISMVVLACRGNIVRSFIIGIPCLIANLYVASSVAPIITNIAKSINFPVKTDGEFSSLLDGGNPYRFWAVKVFEGNYIALALIPIIFVTCFILYRHTKKSWDIA